Sequence from the Ziziphus jujuba cultivar Dongzao chromosome 9, ASM3175591v1 genome:
AGCTATATTATTGATCATTCTATTAAGACTAACTAACTTCACATGAAATACCAAGAATATACTAAAACGTAAGTATATTAGATGGCATAATCTATAATAAGTCCCTCAGTCCCCCTCTAGTTTTGATCAGCAGAAAGCGTCTACTTTACACAGTACAAATATGACTTATAGAGATAATCTAAGTCATTTATTTACCTTCCATAGAAACAAAAGCTCAGTTGACTGGATGCACTTTTAATAAGACACTTTAATGGTAGTGGAGCTTAATAATTGCCGCTTGTGATTAACACAATTCCTATTTTGCGTTTGGCAATAAAAAGCTCTACCCAAAGTTATTTGATTGAAAAACACACTTCCCAGCATTCAACAGCCGAAAAATAGATATATCATGAGGAAAGCAAATAGAAATAAAAGCATGGCCATAAACCCACATTTGAAAAGAAAGGATTAACGTCATTTACCTCTCCTGAGGTTTGACCTGAACACAAATGATACCCAGTGGTTTCAAAAATCATCAACCTTCCCATTCTTAAATAGTCATAAAACTAGCTTCCCTATCATCACATTAACACCCCTTAAATTATCATCATCCACACCCCCTAGAGGGGTGTAAGTTAACATTCTTGAAACTAATGGAGCTCGGTTGAAATATAGGAAAACCTCAGGGGGTGCAAATaaaattattccaaaaaatGAATATCCACTATCGCAATTAACAAAAGTTGAAAGACAGTAATTCtgtgaaatttaaaaatctcaTTCCAACCCAACCACAAAAGGAATGATTGAACTTAAAAATAAGTATGAAATACGTTCACAACAACATATTTATTCAAAAGAAGCTAGGGTAACGCAATTCCTTACGTGGCCTATCTCGTAATTAAATGTGAATATTAGTGAacgagaaaataaaaatcaagtttGTCGGCAACATATAACAGGAATGACATTTGGTGTACTTACCCAAACAATCCAcccaaatatggaatttataacCATTCGCGACTAGttttaaatgatgatatacATTTATCATTTGACCAAGTAGATAAATATGCAATGGTAATGCCAAATGATCCCTTTGCCTTGACCATAGAAACTTAATACTTTAATGTTATAGAAAGAgttctttattttccttctttccTTTCGGAAGGGGTTGTTTCAACACAATGTTCTAGGCAGAACCTTTGTTTTCAATGGGGATAGGAAGCATTTTGTAATTGTTAATctactaataaaattattatacataAATTATTTAGTGGTAAAATTAACATCGTTTAATTTTATCCCCTATACAAACAACAACCATATCAGAagtgtgagtttttttttttttttgctcccCTTAAGACTTCAAGAATTGAATTATGatattcaagatttttttttttgggggttttttttgtttttttttgttttttttttttggggggggggggggggggggtctcTAGCTATGACTAATTTCAACCTTGAAAATTGGCAATTTATTCACATTTCTTCCCCTGTATGTTCCACAAGCTTCTTAGTAGTTTCAATAAAACCAACAAAACCAGTGTACCTATCCATTTACCTCGGATCATGGTCCGACTTATGCATGATAAATCATAATATATGATCTGGTAATGGCATCATAAGTCATAACATATGGAAACTTACACTCTTTCAGTACGCTGTAAGATGTagagaatataaataaatcagaTTGTCAATCTTCTCTAGAACTGGAAATTGTCATGGAATCCAGAACATGGTCCTCTGCTTTAATACAGAGCTTGCAGgaccaaacaacaaaaaaaaaacaataataataatataataatcattaaaatgattaaaagaaaaagaaattcaatgcCAAAAACCACAAGCTTTGCATATTTagtatttctaattttttttccatagctGGTTCAAAGAAACTGTCATCCTAGGGAAGTAAAGTTCAtgcctacaattttttttttttcccagggCATATTCACTTGAATCAGCTCTTGTAAGACCAAATACACTGGAATGTCCCAAGGGGAAAACAGATATAACAAATAAGAATACTTCAAATACAGGTCAATGATATTGTTGAGCAATTATGACTACCTCTATATATGTAGTAATAGATGTCTTATTAGAACCACCAGGCTCCTTCAAGCTAGTTATAGCCTCCATTATAAGATTGTCCAACCTATTAGCATAAGTAACAATTACAGTGTCAAAACTAACCACATTtgttaataacaaaaattatcaCATAACCAAGAAAATCcccagaaaaagaaatggtaGCCTGATTTAAATCACATTAGTAAGATCAAGTTGATGGACTTATTTAAATAAACTGAAGATTGTCAACATATCTCAGAATTAACAACTCCTCTGATGACCTTTGACTGTGACACTAGTATAAGGAGAAAAGGCTCTTCTATGGAAGTCGCTCTGTTAAATAGCTTAAACTCATAATGGTGACTTGTGATATAGAAGGGTGACACAACTACACCAAAATCCACAAACATAAGAAATATATCTAACCTTACAATAGACCTTTTTGAACCAGAAAACTGCTGCACATCACTAGAAATTGTAAGAGGCTTGGCATCCACAGATTCTTCATCACTCTGAACAGCTGAACTGGGAGCTGTTTGGTTTTCATCTTGTTTAGGGACATGCTGCATCCTTCTAAGTGCTATCCTTGCCTTCTCCCTGGAGCCCCATCCATTTGCCATAACACTCATATTTCTCCACTTATCCTATCCACCAGAAATgccaaattaaattaatcactCTATACTCTTATGTCAGTTAAGCACAAGAATTGTGCTTTCAGTAAGCTATGAGGATATAGGTGAAAGCAACATGACATttgaaatttgttattatttattcaaatacAAGTAAATAAGCGTTAAGAGTACAGTACTATACCTTAAGATCAACATTTGATCGCAGATACAAAACACCACTAAATTCTGGATCTTTAAGTATGGTACGCCATTTTCCGGCGCCATGCTTTACAACTCCAGCTTTAAGGGCTGTTTCTTCTTCTGAAGTCCACTTTTGCTTAGGAGCACCCATGACTAGTAGTAAAAATGAACTTCACGAAGAAGTCTGATCTGCAGAACTAGCGCTCAAAATTAGCATAAGCACTGAACAGATATATGCGACACCTataaaaaatgtaagaaaaGTTTGAGATACCTGTTCTACATTACAAAACTTGGAACAAAAATATGTCGTTAGAAAGAGACAGAGACAATATAATAGAAGTAAGGTGCAAgtgttcaccaaaaaaaaaaaaaaaaaaaaaaaaaaaaaaaaaaacccaaaagaagCATGACTTATGGCACTTactctttaaaattcaaacattAATAGTTTTTCCAGCCTAATTCTCCAGTTCAGAGACAGTTATATCCTATTCTGTCCCCACTACCAATTATCTCATTATAAAGAAAGCACCTAGAGAAACAATTCAGAACCATGTTGCTATAAAGGAAGCATTGATAACATAGTagctaaaaggaaaaatattaaaagaggaAACAATCTTCTGGCACATCAAGTCACATTCTACACCTTTGCTCCATAATAGTtactttcaatattttccttctCAATAAGCAAGTATATCCCTATGCATATGGAACTTAATCAAACCAAATATTatactataataaattatattaatcttttttcctttaatgtCTACTACTTGATGGTTAATTGAAGTACAGTAAATTCAGgcaatctaaatatatatatatatatatatatgctgattCATACAAACTTGCATATACAAATGTGAACATACATGCATAACACAACAAATATGTTAAGCTACCATGAACTCCAAAGAGACGCTTAGAACTGAATCCAATTAGATTAACCCAATGTacaacattattttttaaaaatatacactATATTACATCAATGATTTTCTTATCTGGTCAATCGATAGTTTAGTTTAAGCACTTCTGTCACAGCCCTCGGGTTTGCTCAATTGAGCAGGGCCTCATTAAAAGAGAACAGAATGGTTCTGACATAAGTCCTTAGTCAAAAAACAATCAattctacctaataaaatattttaactgaaCATATAGATAAATACTATGcaaacctgaacaaaaattaaagaaatggaTAAAGGCAACCAATTCATCTTCTTTAATGTTTGGTttccaccaaaaataaataaataaataaaaataaaaataaaaacaaacggTAAATTTTACGACTTTATATGTCTTATTCTCATTATTATTTCGGGTTCTTTCGAAAACAAAATGGAATTATAATCAAACacacaaaaaacacaaaaaaaaaaaagagaaaaaaatgggCTAAATAACAAACAGTAAAAAACAACGGTTAAGTTCGGCCCTCTAATTTTCTTAGGTATCGAAGAGAGAACTGAGAAAGATCAAACGAACGGTTACCGGTACGGTTCCGAATCGCTC
This genomic interval carries:
- the LOC107426939 gene encoding telomere repeat-binding factor 1 is translated as MGAPKQKWTSEEETALKAGVVKHGAGKWRTILKDPEFSGVLYLRSNVDLKDKWRNMSVMANGWGSREKARIALRRMQHVPKQDENQTAPSSAVQSDEESVDAKPLTISSDVQQFSGSKRSIVRLDNLIMEAITSLKEPGGSNKTSITTYIEEQYWAPPDFKRLLSAKLKFLTASGKLIKVKRKYRIASASAVFDRRRNSNMLLLDGRQGVSPKFEKDESTMLLKSQIDLELAKMRTMTAQEAAAAAALAVAEAEAAIAEAEEAAKEAEAAEADAEAAQAFAEAAMKTLKGRNAPKMMVRA